A portion of the Oncorhynchus masou masou isolate Uvic2021 chromosome 11, UVic_Omas_1.1, whole genome shotgun sequence genome contains these proteins:
- the LOC135547966 gene encoding neuronal acetylcholine receptor subunit alpha-9-like has protein sequence LSLCVAVSLGAHGRYAQKLLTDLFANYTNALRPVEDTDHIINVTLQITLSQIIDMDERNQILTTYLWIRQVWTDAYLTWKKEDYDGLDTIRIPSSYVWRPDIVLYNNADDQFASSMETNVVIRNDGQIMWDQPAITKSSCSVDVSFFPFDAQQCRLTFGSWTHNGNQMDLVNALDSADLADFVANVEWEVLGMPAKKNVILYGCCSDPYPDITYTLHLKRRASFYIFNLLIPCMMISFLAPLGFYLPADSGEKVSLGVTVLLALTVFQLLVAESMPPSENVPLIGKYYIATMTMITASTALTIFIMNIHHCGPEARPVPEWARRFILHYLARICFVYELGENCFTGIPKKRAPPELPPDHNINPQTRSTNWDVNGESLGGRGGEEGVGVGVKTQKEEEEGDRLDVKRGSYQTFEPSWWKDNLFVSIDAGEEEEGAAGGEKEGGEAEREKGFRGESGYMGGAVAAERGKGGGGDRGCVGGGVERRKGSLGGTEARVRREVVVRAQCVCQHQALCRNIEYIASCYHDQRSTQRRTGEWRKVAKVMDRLFMWLFFIMVFLMSLLIMGKAV, from the exons ctctctctctgtgtggcagtGAGTCTTGGTGCTCATGGGAGGTATGCTCAAAAGTTGCTGACTGATTTGTTCGCTAACTACACCAACGCTCTGAGACCAGTGGAGGACACAGACCACATCATCAATGTCACACTGCAGATCACCCTCTCACAGATAATCGACAtg GATGAGCGTAACCAGATCCTGACCACGTACCTGTGGATCCGGCAGGTGTGGACGGACGCCTACCTCACTTGGAAGAAGGAGGACTACGATGGTCTTGATACCATCCGTATACCTAGTAGTTATGTATGGAGGCCTGATATTGTCCTATATAACAA tgctGATGACCAGTTCGCCAGCTCCATGGAGACCAATGTGGTGATCCGTAACGATGGACAGATCATGTGGGACCAGCCGGCCATCACTAAGAGCTCGTGCTCAGTGGATGTGTCGTTCTTCCCGTTCGATGCCCAGCAGTGTCGCCTAACCTTCGGCTCCTGGACACACAATGGCAACCAGATGGACCTGGTCAACGCCCTGGACAGTGCTGACCTGGCCGACTTCGTGGCCAATGTAGAGTGGGAG GTTCTGGGCATGCCAGCCAAGAAGAACGTGATCCTGTACGGCTGCTGCTCAGACCCCTACCCAGACATCACCTACACCCTGCACCTGAAACGCAGAGCCTCCTTCTACATCTTTAACCTGCTCATCCCCTGTATGATGATCTCCTTCCTGGCCCCGCTGGGCTTCTACCTGCCAGCTGACTCTGGGGAGAAAGTGTCCCTGGGGGTCACCGTGCTGCTGGCACTGACCGTGTTCCAGCTGCTAGTGGCAGAGAGCATGCCACCTTCGGAGAACGTACCACTCATAG GCAAGTACTACATTGCTACCATGACGATGATCACTGCGTCGACCGCCCTGACCATCTTCATCATGAACATCCATCACTGTGGTCCGGAGGCGCGTCCCGTCCCTGAGTGGGCCCGCCGCTTCATCCTGCACTACCTGGCACGGATCTGCTTTGTCTATGAGTTGGGAGAGAACTGCTTCACCGGCATCCCCAAGAAACGGGCCCCGCCCGAGCTCCCACCTGACCACAACATCAACCCCCAAACCAGAAGTACCAACTGGGATGTGAATGGGGAGTCcttgggagggaggggtggagaggaaggGGTTGGGGTGGGTGTAAAAAcacagaaagaggaagaggagggggatagacTGGATGTGAAAAGAGGCTCATACCAAACGTTTGAGCCCAGTTGGTGGAAAGACAACCTGTTTGTGAGTATAgatgctggagaggaggaggagggagcagcAGGAGGTgagaaagaaggaggagaggcagaaagagagaagggtttCAGAGGAGAAAGTGGGTACATGGGAGGAGCAGTGGCGGCAGAAAGAGGcaaaggtggaggaggagatagaggctgTGTGGGAGGAGGTGTAGAAAGAAGGAAAGGATCGTTAGGAGGCACAGAGGCTAGGGttaggagagaggtggtggtgagggcccagtgtgtgtgtcagcaccAAGCGCTATGCAGGAACATAGAGTACATCGCCAGCTGCTACCACGACCAGCGCTCTACCCAGAGACGTACGGGTGAGTGGAGGAAAGTGGCCAAGGTTATGGACAGACTCTTCATGTGGCTCTTCTTCATCATGGTCTTCCTCATGAGCCTCCTCATCATGGGCAAGGCTGTCTGA